In Chlamydiota bacterium, the DNA window CAATTTGTCTTTTACCGCGCGATTTTTAAAGGTGGAGTTTTTGCAGATATAGAAGGGGAGACTAAGCAAGAAATTATTCAAAATACGATGCAACACATAGCACAACCTTTTGGACTCGATGCGCAAGTTTTGACAGATCTTTTATTGGATCGAGAAAAATTAATGCCTACATCTGTTGGCAATGGAATGGCTATTCCTCATACACGTGATTTAAACAAGTTGCCACATGATATTGTGATTACTGTGTTTCCTAAAAACCCCATTAAGTATGGTGCTTTAGATAAAAAACCTGTCCATACACTCTTTTTCCTCTTTGCATGTAATGATAAAAACCATTTAAATTTGCTATCTAAGATTGCTTATTTGGCTTTAGATAAAAAGGCGCTTGAACTCCTTCAATCAAAACCTTCACAAAAAGAGCTTTTGGAGTATATCAAAACTTGGGAAAGTGCATTTTGAAACTGACCTTACGCCCTTGATTTTTTGATGTTTTTTTAAAATTTTTCTTTGTTTTTTCGCTTTTATTGAGAAAATAGCGGTATTTCTCTAAGGGTTCTGTATCCATCAAAAAAGCTTGTTTTTTAACGGATACCATGTTACACTGTTTTGGTATCTGGAGGAAATAGTTATGGTTCTTAATTTGCGTGTTGTGAGTTTTAATATTAGTGGTATTGGTGATTTGGCACGAACGGCAGAAAAATTTCAAAAATCTACAAAAATTGGAAAAATTGCCACCCAAATTGTACAGTCTACTGTTAAAGATATGACTGATTACAGCGTAGCAATGAGGGACTATTATAGATTCTTAATGACGCCATTCCTAGAAAAACTAATCACGGAGATGCGACCTGATGTGTTTTGCTTACAAGAGTTGTGTAAAGCAAGATTTGTAAATGAAAGTGAGCACCAAATATTTGTTGATATTTTTCAAAAACATGGTTATTCATTATGTTGGGAAGGAGATACTGCCGTTGTCTATAGAAATAAACGATTTGATCTAGTTAAAAAAGCAGCAACGACAGATCCTTCGGAACCTGCATATTATGCAGACCTGCATTTAAAAAGAGAGAACAGGGTTGTGCGATTCGTTTCGGATCATCCCAGTTACAGTAGTGGTTCTGAGTCAACTAGCCTAACTGGCAACATAAAGCAGATTAACCTTGATGAGATTAATTCTCCCTTTATGCGATTGATGCAAAAAGTCAAATCGCTAATTTCGTCATTTTTTGGTGGAAACAAAGCGGCGGGTCCTGAATCGATGGCAACAGCCCCTGAATTGATCATTTATGGCTTGGATGCCAATGCGACAAGGGTAATGGATGATAAAACTAAGGAGTGGCAACCTGAGCGATTACAAGCATTTGAAAATGCAGGATTTGAGGCTAATTTAGAGGATAATGCTCCCACCTTAAAATATAAAGTCTCCCAAAAAGTCGATCATATTTATGCAAAAATTCTCAGTGGTGGAACTCTAAAAATGGTTCATCATATTATAAAAGGATTGAACGATGAAGGCATCTTGGATAACCCTGATGTTTTGCCAGCAAGTGATCATCTTCCTTTGATATATGATATTACCTATTCTTCTGAGGAATCTTTCTCGTCTCTTATCAGAGTTTGTTTTAAGAGTATATTTGCATAGATTTGAAAATTTAAAATTCTTGCTTGTTGTATCTTCGCTTACTAAATCCCGTTTTTAGAAAAGAGCTTACTTCTTAGATGCGGATTCTTCTTTTTCCTTTTCTTCTTTTTTCTTCTTTTTCTTGGGCTTTTCTTGGGCTTGTTCGATAAATTCAAGTGCGTTGTCTTTATGGGTGATTGTGAAGTTGAATGTTTCTTGTGGATGAAGTAGGATTTTCTCGGCCAATGGATCTTCTAAGTATTGTTCTGTAGTTCTTCGAAGAGGTCTTGCGCCCATTTCAGGCTCATAGCCTTTATCAACTAAGAACTGTTTTGCGCCGTCATCGAGAGTGATGGTAATACCTTTCGTTTCGAGTCTTTTTTGTAGTTTTGCTACTTCAAGATCAATGACTTTTCTTAAAGCTTCTTTATCGAGCGCTTTAAAAACAATAGTTCCATCAAGTCGATTGAGAAATTCTGGTTTGAAGTGTTTTTTCATAGAAGATTCGATCTTTTCCTGCATGGTTTTATAATCGAGCATGTCATGTTTGGCTCCAAAACCAATCTCAGTATTTTTGCGGATCAAATCGGCGCCAAGATTAGATGTCATAATGACGATGGTGTTTCTAAAATCAATTTTGCGCCCAAAAGAATCAGTCAGACGCCCTTCTTCTAAGATTTGTAATAGAAGATTGAGTACGTCGGGGTGTGCTTTTTCAATTTCATCAAAAAGGACGACAGAATAGGGACGTTGACGCACCTGTTCTGTGAGCTGGCCACCTTCTTCATGTCCCACA includes these proteins:
- the ptsN gene encoding Nitrogen regulatory protein codes for the protein MDLCVADVAKLLNVNETTIEKWVKQGKIPSYNLNDKILFSKLEIEEWMLSRKHETTQFIKELESEKLQKLDNQGRLQFVFYRAIFKGGVFADIEGETKQEIIQNTMQHIAQPFGLDAQVLTDLLLDREKLMPTSVGNGMAIPHTRDLNKLPHDIVITVFPKNPIKYGALDKKPVHTLFFLFACNDKNHLNLLSKIAYLALDKKALELLQSKPSQKELLEYIKTWESAF